The Pseudanabaena galeata CCNP1313 genome includes a region encoding these proteins:
- a CDS encoding MAPEG family protein gives MNLTFSSSQILLYGIAIAAGLVYLPYILVAYGRLSVGYDVNAPRAMFDRLPDYAKRATWAHQNSFEVFALFVAAALTTYVSDVASEQTSLYVFVFLAARFLFSLFYILDLPWLRSPMWAISMVCIGGLFSASLL, from the coding sequence ATGAATTTGACTTTTTCTTCATCACAGATATTGTTATACGGTATTGCGATCGCGGCGGGACTGGTGTATTTGCCTTATATTCTTGTTGCCTACGGACGATTGAGCGTTGGCTACGATGTAAATGCTCCAAGAGCAATGTTTGATCGCTTGCCTGACTATGCCAAACGGGCCACATGGGCGCACCAAAATTCCTTTGAAGTATTTGCCTTATTTGTGGCGGCGGCTCTTACTACCTATGTTAGTGATGTCGCTTCCGAGCAAACTTCGCTTTATGTGTTTGTTTTTTTAGCAGCGAGATTTTTATTTAGTTTGTTTTATATTCTCGACTTGCCTTGGTTGCGATCGCCAATGTGGGCAATCAGCATGGTTTGCATTGGCGGATTATTTTCAGCAAGTCTTTTATAG
- the tatC gene encoding twin-arginine translocase subunit TatC, producing MSLFDHLEELRSRIFYALIAIFVAIVGCFAFVNKIVALLEIPAQGVKFLQLAPGEYFFVSIKVAGYSGLLVASPAILYQIVRFILPGLTRKEKRVIAPIVFGSSILFVLGIVFAYELLIPAALNFFISYGGDVVEQFWSIDRYFEFVLLLLFSTGLAFQIPVIQALLAMTGIVNSARMLAGWRYVVLGAVILGAVLTPSTDPMTQSLLAGAVGILYFGGIFLVKAMGK from the coding sequence ATGTCCCTGTTCGATCATCTGGAAGAACTGCGATCGCGAATTTTCTATGCCTTAATTGCCATTTTTGTGGCGATCGTTGGTTGCTTTGCCTTCGTCAATAAAATTGTCGCTCTATTAGAAATTCCTGCTCAAGGAGTGAAATTTTTGCAACTTGCCCCTGGGGAATACTTTTTTGTATCGATCAAAGTTGCTGGCTATAGCGGCTTACTAGTAGCAAGTCCTGCGATCTTGTACCAAATCGTGCGATTTATCTTGCCAGGACTAACACGTAAGGAAAAACGCGTGATCGCGCCGATTGTCTTTGGCTCTAGCATTTTATTTGTTTTAGGGATTGTATTTGCTTACGAGTTGCTAATCCCTGCCGCCCTCAATTTCTTTATCAGCTATGGCGGTGACGTAGTTGAGCAGTTTTGGTCAATTGATCGCTATTTTGAATTTGTACTGTTGCTGTTATTTAGTACAGGGCTAGCATTCCAGATTCCTGTAATTCAAGCACTATTAGCAATGACTGGTATTGTCAACTCGGCAAGAATGCTCGCAGGTTGGCGCTATGTTGTTCTTGGCGCAGTGATCCTTGGCGCAGTCCTGACCCCATCAACCGATCCGATGACTCAAAGTTTATTGGCGGGTGCTGTGGGTATTTTGTACTTTGGTGGCATTTTCTTAGTCAAAGCTATGGGTAAATAA
- a CDS encoding HEAT repeat domain-containing protein — protein sequence MDNPVLDIQSANDILIQQVNDQISLGTFDNSDRQLISQLIEGLGDPRGMVRLRFAETLGEIGELATPFLTEALTNHPNVVLRRAAAKTLTIISDPSAVPILLNSFLNDPDTVVRSSSAGALARTGEASATALLGILESPEQPQDIKGQAAWALAFIGADAAEHLYKALNSESLDVRCAVIGALGHVAQEQLDEKSCNILISALTDPEPIIRTEAAAAFGQVEYPKAIPHLILALQDSNLGVRKAAINSLGKIGNSSVINSLQPLLNDEQEAVRVLAKLAIAQINRQSQQ from the coding sequence ATGGATAATCCAGTTCTAGATATTCAATCCGCTAACGATATTCTGATTCAGCAGGTAAACGATCAAATTTCCCTCGGTACTTTCGACAATAGCGATCGCCAACTCATCTCTCAATTGATTGAAGGATTGGGTGACCCTAGAGGGATGGTCAGACTCAGATTTGCGGAAACCCTCGGTGAAATTGGTGAATTAGCCACTCCATTTCTAACAGAAGCGCTTACCAATCATCCCAATGTCGTCTTACGAAGAGCAGCAGCTAAAACTCTGACAATTATTTCTGATCCCAGTGCTGTACCAATCTTACTTAATTCCTTTCTCAACGATCCAGATACCGTTGTAAGAAGTTCATCGGCGGGAGCCTTAGCTAGAACTGGAGAGGCTTCGGCTACAGCCTTGTTAGGGATCTTGGAATCACCTGAGCAACCCCAAGATATTAAAGGGCAAGCTGCATGGGCTTTAGCATTTATTGGTGCTGATGCGGCGGAACATCTATATAAAGCTTTGAATTCCGAATCCCTAGATGTGCGCTGTGCTGTCATTGGCGCACTTGGTCACGTTGCCCAAGAGCAGCTAGATGAGAAGTCTTGCAATATCCTTATTTCTGCGCTCACTGATCCTGAGCCAATTATTCGCACTGAAGCAGCGGCGGCTTTTGGGCAAGTTGAATACCCTAAAGCGATTCCTCATCTAATTTTGGCTCTACAAGATTCTAACCTTGGTGTTCGGAAAGCAGCCATTAATTCCCTTGGGAAGATTGGGAATTCGAGTGTAATCAACTCTTTACAACCATTGCTAAATGATGAGCAAGAAGCAGTGCGAGTACTCGCAAAATTAGCGATCGCCCAAATCAATCGACAATCTCAACAATAA